The sequence below is a genomic window from Glycine max cultivar Williams 82 chromosome 20, Glycine_max_v4.0, whole genome shotgun sequence.
TCAGACATGTAATCAGGAAAAGAAGATCCAAAACATTAATGATTGACAGAAGAGACTAAAATTGTCCACTGACCTCCCAGGTGTCACTAATAGAAAGACTTGTTCCAAAGGAGTCGTTAACAAGGTCCATGCAGTCATCTTTGCAATCACATCCTGGGCATAACCAACCCTCATCGCCAGGTGGAACTGTAAGCCACAGAAGtaaatacataaaagataaataacttgACATAATTAAGTTACCAATCAATTTAGGTAGACCAGGGGATTACTGTCTTCAGTTAACAACGGAGGATCCAAACAGAGCTGGTGAAATCCACGATCACAAACACCATCACAAAGAATTATATCATTATTAGTGCTCAACTCTTTGGACTGGCATTTTGCACAAAATATCTGCACCATAAAATTTAAAGTACTCAATCTCCAAATCCTAGAGAAATGAATACTAAATTCAggaattaaatttaaaggattaaCCTACATCCTCACTGTCAATCTCTCCTGCGGAATCAAACAAAGATTCTGGAAACTTTCCTTCAGCACACAATGAATCCAAATTTCGAAATAGATCCCTAATTTTCAATTTGCGTCGAAGAATTTCAGACTTAGCCCGCTGAAGCTCCTTCTCAGGCTTTAACTTTTCCATACTGCAAAGTTATCACAATCAAACCAATACACACAAAATATCCaccacaaaaacaaataaaaaagaaaacaacttcaagcatttgaagtttcacaaatccatgATCCAACTTTTTAGTAGTGGAACTACCTTATACTCAGGTTCACAAGAAAACAGGAGCAAACAAACCCCTAGAAGACAAGATCAAACAAATTCTTAGCGAAGACTACAACAAAAATACAGAGTGATCTAATATAATCATAATATCATCAGCTCTACAGATACAGAAAGGATAGGAATAAagaatcatgataaaaatacaGAAGAGGACCTACAATTACAAATGCTTAATGCAGCATAAGAATTGCATGTGGATTAAactatgtatgtatgtgtgtgtatatataatttccaaaatatctgagtaaaaatattttgttcagCAACACAAATAAAGATGTAGCACCCAGAGGATAAGCTTGAAACAACTGATTTACCAGCTCAGTAGCTTAATCCTGTAGTAAGATTGTGATACTgcataaaatttttgtttcgAGCCAATTTGTTTAGTGATAGAAAGGTAAGAGAAGAAAACAGCAAGGGACCAAATTGAATGAATCCCAAAGCACATGAagcattaaagataaaattcaaatcatacaaGGTTGCATATAGTGATAGACAttagtaattgtttttttacataATCAAGAAAAAATCCAAATGGTATACTTTTGTCACTCAGAAAACTCATGCATGAATTGTATTGTCAAAAACCAGATTTTATTGAGGATTGGGATGGGGTGAATGATTGTAACACAGAATGTAATACAGATCATAAGATCTCACCAGAAGACTCAAAATTATACATATGTTAAAAATGACATAGATAAGGGGAAAAAAGGTAGTAACAGTAGCTGCAGGCCCACTTGTTGACATATTTTGTTCAGAAAAACAGTGGCAAACAGaggaagaacaacaacaacaatgtccAAGCACAGCACAATGTTAAAGGAAGAAGAACTAAAACCAGTGCAGATGGAAAACAGAGAGGAGACGACACATAACAATGCTGGAGCTGAGAGCCTGAGACTGCGAGATAGGGATTCAAGCCGAAGCAGACAGGGAAGTGAGAACTGAAAAGCAAGTTGTGCAAATGAGTGGTCAAAGAAGACAGGGGAATACAGGGGGAAAATGATTTTATGGTTGCAAGACAGGTTGCAATCTCGGGTTCAGACACAAACCCAACCCAGAGAGCCAGTCTCTAGGATTAGCAGTGTGGAAATCCCTTGATTACACAAGATCACGATCTTGCTTGTTCCCGATCATATGTCCGATTCAGCACGCAATTACAATCTTAATTGCAATCTTGACAACAAGTTGTTGCACTCTTTAGCTGGAAATTCAAGTACAGGGAAAGTAaggtatttataaaaattaattttcttacatttatttttggaaaggatttaattatcaaaataatatatgatatattatcTGAATACAATGTCAAAGTCAAATCCAAATATCTAAGATCCCATTATTAAACTATTTTATCCAAATGCAACAAAAGGAGTTGTAGCCTACATTCAGAACACAATAGCTTACTGTTTCAGAACTCATAACCTAATAATAATCCTGATACTTAAACACAACAGTTAAAAGACTATAAACATTCTAACCTGTAAAAGGTAAGTTACAGGGCATCTTATCCTGAAATTTTAAAGTAAGGCCTCTAAAGCACTAATGACCAGAATATTCCAGATGTAGTTCCATTTCAGTTTCCCAGCAATTAACCAATAAAGATGATATTAATAAACATAAGCTAAGATCTAAAATAGATCAGGATGCAAATCCAATGTAGATTACAAGTCAAACAAAGCACAAGCACaagataatgataaaatatacataCCTGTATCCTTTCCAGCCCTCACCAGAATAAGCATCAATCAAGCTGTTTTCATAGCTTATTCGatttaataaatatcttaaGTGAGATCTGATTCTAGAAAACTGATCAGTTATtccctcttctcttctctttttcttcttcctaccACTTTTCCTCTTAACTCCATCATTACTATTACCATCAACCAAATTACTAGTTGGTTCAGGTTCCTTgggtttttcttttgttcttgacCGCAAAGCTCTGCCACTGCTTCCTAACGACCTTAGCATATACTTCTTCTTCAATAATTTAGAGTTCCTTTTACCCTTGCGCCTCGATTGCGAATGACTTGGGCTATTAGACATTTTTTCTGAACAATTGGTAATATTGTTCACAACATCTCCAGAAGGTTGATCCAACAATTCATTCACAGAACTCATATTAGCTTGAGCTGGACTGGATTGCATTTGCCCGTCAACGACGAAGGCAGGAATGGATTCTACGGGTTCACTTTGAACATTTTCAGACAATGGCTTGCATTTGTTTTCAGATTTATCATTAGATAAATCAACAGAGACTTGTTCGACGGTACTTTGTTCAAGGCATGACCCTTCTACAGTCTGGCAATTCTTTTCAAAGTCATGTTGAGGCGGTGCAGGCAGTTGAATAACAGAATTCTCCGTCACATCAGCAGAaacttgatttgatttttcgTCAATAACAAAACTGGTTAACTCGGTAAGAAGCTCCTTTTGTTCCCTCTCTAAACCTTCAGATCCTATCTGAGGCGTTTTTTCAGACAATTCACATTGTTCAGTTGCCATCGGCTCAGCGGTACTGTCGTTATGGCTTGTCAATTCTCCAGTTGGACTAGCCATAGTTCTGAGAAAACACGAACCACCGCAGCATTCACGACTATAGTCTGAATGTGAGCCTAACaactacccaaaaaaaaaaacaaagaataatCCTTGAGCTTTTCCACAACGTACATGAACAGGTTACATAACTGAAACAAACAttaaaaccaaatagcacagcCAAAACATTCACTCGTACAATTAGCcaattgttgattgaattcaaCTAAAACAACATCGAACAAAGTAAAAACTAACAGCATTAGCACAATGAAGTTATTTTCATTTCCGAATCTTCTTCACAACTTCCGAAACAACGACCACAACAACATAACAATTTCACGTAAATATTTAAGCAGTTGGCTCCGACCGAGGAAAGAACCAAAGCCCTTGAGTCGAGAGAGAGTATGTGTAAATGATTGTGCTAAGCTAGGGCAAGTTGAAAGAAGAATATGAAATACGAGATGGAAGGTTTAAAGAGGAGAAAGCAAAGCAAGTCGGAGAAACCAGAGACGGTGAAAACGAGAAGGAAATGAAGTGGTGCGAAAGAGGAACTTACGGTGTGGGTGTGAGTAACTCCGCAGCGAATGGGAAAGGGAGTGCGAGGAGGGAGAAGGGTTCGATCTGAAATGAAATGGGGGATGGGGTGCGAGCGAAGAGGGTgaggcagagagagagagagagagttgagtTTCGTGAGAGTT
It includes:
- the LOC100811458 gene encoding homeobox protein HAT3.1 isoform X1, which translates into the protein MASPTGELTSHNDSTAEPMATEQCELSEKTPQIGSEGLEREQKELLTELTSFVIDEKSNQVSADVTENSVIQLPAPPQHDFEKNCQTVEGSCLEQSTVEQVSVDLSNDKSENKCKPLSENVQSEPVESIPAFVVDGQMQSSPAQANMSSVNELLDQPSGDVVNNITNCSEKMSNSPSHSQSRRKGKRNSKLLKKKYMLRSLGSSGRALRSRTKEKPKEPEPTSNLVDGNSNDGVKRKSGRKKKKRREEGITDQFSRIRSHLRYLLNRISYENSLIDAYSGEGWKGYSMEKLKPEKELQRAKSEILRRKLKIRDLFRNLDSLCAEGKFPESLFDSAGEIDSEDIFCAKCQSKELSTNNDIILCDGVCDRGFHQLCLDPPLLTEDIPPGDEGWLCPGCDCKDDCMDLVNDSFGTSLSISDTWERVFPEAASFAGNNMDNNLGLPSDDSDDDDYNPNGSDDVKIEGDESSSDESEYASASEKLEGGSHEDQYLGLPSEDSDDGDYDPDAPDVDCKVNEESSSSDFTSDSEDLAAAFEDNTSPGQDGGINSSKKKGKVGKLSMADELSSLLEPDSGQGGPTPVSGKRHVERLDYKKLYEETYHSDTSDDEDWNDAAAPSRKKKLTGNVTPVSPNANASNNSIHTLKRNAHQNKVENTNSSPTKSLDGRSKSGSRDKRSGSSAHKRLGEAVVQRLHKSFKENQYPDRSTKESLAQELGLTYQQVAKWFDNTRWSFRHSSQMETNSGRNASPEATDGRAENEGEKQCESMSPEVSGKNSKTTSSRKRKHLSEPLSEAQLDINGLATSSPNVHQTQVGNKMKTRKRK